A genomic stretch from Mycobacterium malmoense includes:
- a CDS encoding PPE family protein — translation MFFAFFPPEVNSGLMYTGPGSGPLVAAAAAWEGLATDLYATAGSYQSVLAGLSGGWSGPSAAAMVSAAAPYVSWMSATAAQAVQAGVQVKAATAAYEAAFAMTVPPVVVAGNRVLLAGLVASNIFGQNTPAIAATEAEYVEMWAQDVAAMNGYAAAATSAVQVQGFSTPPATTTTAAVNAVVGAPAAGITDGSSILAGLTGLGTTVNGALGALTTSGPLAGVLSQLGLGSLGTTALSSVSSTSSLQQAAVVAQFAMYPAQMLMQMSSMGQNGGAGLVSSGPEELLTTIGNFVDDKMKLVVGGISNQLSTFGSSISAKLASATQLGGLSIPPGWSNAAGGLGELSRAAPLLPSNSVSSVPLSQAVAGMQTSPLAQALAGALGGEHNPAGIATKMPPIKFMPRSPLGG, via the coding sequence ATGTTTTTCGCGTTTTTTCCTCCTGAGGTGAATTCGGGGTTGATGTATACGGGTCCGGGGTCGGGGCCGTTGGTGGCTGCGGCGGCGGCGTGGGAGGGGTTGGCCACGGATTTGTATGCGACGGCGGGGTCCTATCAGTCGGTGCTTGCGGGGTTAAGTGGGGGGTGGTCGGGTCCGTCGGCGGCGGCGATGGTTTCGGCGGCCGCGCCGTATGTGTCGTGGATGAGTGCGACGGCGGCTCAGGCGGTGCAGGCTGGTGTGCAGGTGAAGGCGGCGACGGCGGCCTATGAGGCGGCGTTTGCGATGACGGTGCCCCCGGTGGTGGTGGCGGGGAATCGGGTGTTGTTGGCGGGGTTGGTGGCGAGCAATATTTTTGGGCAGAACACTCCGGCGATCGCGGCCACCGAGGCTGAATACGTGGAGATGTGGGCCCAGGATGTGGCGGCGATGAATGGTTATGCCGCCGCGGCCACGAGTGCGGTGCAGGTGCAGGGGTTTAGTACACCGCCGGCCACCACTACCACGGCGGCGGTGAATGCGGTGGTGGGGGCGCCGGCGGCCGGGATCACCGACGGGTCCAGCATTTTGGCGGGGTTGACGGGTTTGGGTACGACGGTTAATGGGGCGTTGGGGGCGTTGACGACTTCGGGTCCGTTGGCGGGGGTGCTTAGTCAGTTGGGGTTGGGGTCGTTGGGCACGACCGCGTTGAGCAGTGTGAGTTCGACGAGTAGTTTGCAGCAGGCTGCGGTGGTGGCGCAGTTTGCGATGTATCCGGCGCAGATGTTGATGCAGATGAGTTCGATGGGTCAAAACGGTGGGGCGGGGTTGGTGTCCTCGGGGCCGGAGGAGTTGTTGACCACGATCGGTAATTTTGTGGATGACAAGATGAAGCTGGTGGTGGGGGGGATCAGCAATCAGCTCAGTACGTTCGGGTCCTCGATCTCGGCGAAGTTGGCCAGCGCCACCCAGCTGGGTGGGCTTTCGATTCCGCCGGGTTGGTCGAATGCCGCGGGCGGGCTCGGTGAGCTGAGCCGGGCCGCGCCGTTGTTGCCGTCTAACAGTGTGAGCAGCGTGCCGCTGTCTCAAGCTGTGGCTGGGATGCAAACCAGCCCACTAGCCCAAGCCCTGGCCGGGGCTCTGGGCGGCGAACACAACCCCGCGGGCATCGCCACCAAAATGCCACCCATCAAATTCATGCCCCGCTCACCCCTCGGCGGATAA
- the vapB gene encoding type II toxin-antitoxin system VapB family antitoxin, with the protein MPDVLIRGLSEEAVENIDAAAAALGLSRNEYLRRTFERAAVQPVKKTVTAEDWQRSAETFADLADPDVMAAAWR; encoded by the coding sequence ATGCCGGACGTCTTGATCCGAGGCCTGTCCGAGGAGGCCGTCGAAAATATCGATGCCGCCGCGGCAGCTCTCGGACTGTCACGTAATGAATACTTGCGGCGCACGTTTGAGCGAGCGGCCGTCCAGCCGGTCAAAAAGACAGTCACCGCCGAAGACTGGCAACGGTCCGCCGAGACGTTCGCCGATCTCGCCGATCCTGATGTCATGGCGGCCGCGTGGCGGTGA
- a CDS encoding PIN domain nuclease — protein sequence MAVTRWLIDKSAYARLQLGQASNVDQWNARIGRGLVHLSTITRLELGYSARNGHAGRRQFASPPLSLMPVEYLTPAIEDRALEVQMLLADRGQHRAPSIPDLLVAATAEKAGLRVLVADKDFDLIANITGQPIDALT from the coding sequence GTGGCGGTGACACGCTGGCTGATCGACAAGTCCGCGTACGCACGTCTTCAGCTCGGCCAGGCATCCAACGTCGACCAGTGGAACGCCCGCATTGGACGTGGCTTGGTTCACCTGTCCACGATCACCCGGCTCGAGCTCGGGTACTCGGCCCGCAACGGTCATGCTGGGCGACGCCAGTTCGCCTCGCCGCCCTTGTCCCTGATGCCGGTGGAATACTTGACGCCTGCCATCGAGGACCGAGCGCTAGAGGTTCAGATGCTTCTGGCCGACCGGGGCCAGCACCGCGCGCCGTCGATCCCCGACTTGCTCGTCGCCGCCACCGCCGAGAAGGCCGGGCTGCGGGTTCTGGTGGCGGACAAAGACTTCGACTTGATCGCCAATATCACCGGCCAGCCAATCGACGCCTTAACGTGA
- a CDS encoding PE family protein has translation MSFVTTQPELLVAAADSLSSIGASMAAQNGVVAGPTTQVVAPAADQVSGLVATQFAAHGLAYQTVALMATQIHEAFVSALAGGGTAYAVTEVANIAAAS, from the coding sequence GTGTCCTTTGTGACAACGCAACCGGAATTGTTGGTCGCTGCGGCGGATAGTTTGTCGAGTATTGGTGCGTCGATGGCGGCGCAGAATGGGGTGGTGGCGGGGCCGACGACGCAGGTGGTGGCGCCGGCGGCGGATCAGGTGTCGGGGTTGGTGGCGACGCAGTTTGCTGCGCATGGGTTGGCGTATCAGACGGTGGCGTTGATGGCGACGCAGATTCATGAGGCGTTTGTTAGTGCGTTGGCGGGTGGGGGTACGGCGTATGCGGTGACTGAGGTGGCTAATATTGCTGCGGCCAGTTAG